CCGCGACCACGACGCAGCTGGGCACCGCGATCGCCGAGCGGGCGGCGGCGCTGGTCGCGCACTGAGGTCCGGCCGGGGCGATCGGATCAGGAGGTCAGCCAGATCGCCTCGGCCGCAGGGCTACCCAGATCGATGGTGTGCTCGCCGATCCGCACCGCGATCGTTCCGGCGAAATCGCGCCGCTCGATCACGGTGATCACCGTGTCCAGGGCGATGCCGACCGAATCGAAGTAGCGCAGCATCGCCGGATCGAAGTCCGAGATGCGCGCCACCCGGCCGGACTGACCGGCCTGGAAATCGCTGAGCTGATGTGCGGGTGGTGTGGGGACCGCGCCGTCGACCGACGGGATCGGGTCGCCGTGCGGATCGCGGTCGGGGTGGCCGAGCTTGGCGTCGATGCGGGCCACCAGGGTCTCCGAGACGGCGTGCTCGAGCACCTCGGCCTCGTCGTGCACCTCGTCCCAGCCGTAGCCGAGTTCGTTGACCAGGAATGTCTCGATCAGCCGGTGCCGGCGCACCATGGTGACCGCGGCCCGGCGGCCGTTCTCGGTCAGGGTGATCGCCCCGTAGCGGGCGTGTTCGACCAATCCCTGATCGGCGAGTTTGCGTACCGCCTCCGACACCGTCGAGGCCGATACCCCGATCCGTTCGGCGAGCAGTTTGGTCGAGACCTTCTCCTGTGACCATTC
The genomic region above belongs to Nocardia spumae and contains:
- a CDS encoding metal-dependent transcriptional regulator, which produces MAPSLSSVAQDYLKVIWSAQEWSQEKVSTKLLAERIGVSASTVSEAVRKLADQGLVEHARYGAITLTENGRRAAVTMVRRHRLIETFLVNELGYGWDEVHDEAEVLEHAVSETLVARIDAKLGHPDRDPHGDPIPSVDGAVPTPPAHQLSDFQAGQSGRVARISDFDPAMLRYFDSVGIALDTVITVIERRDFAGTIAVRIGEHTIDLGSPAAEAIWLTS